In Candidatus Binatus sp., the following are encoded in one genomic region:
- a CDS encoding penicillin-binding protein yields MNTSFKQRRARIGALTMVLATLFAFTVLRLIILVAFDGARLNSLAKNEHTGETQRAAVRGPIVDRNGEPLALSAETRSVYARPKRVLESSTLAERQKLAAILGIAPQHLEAKLHKPAPFVWVARRIQSDKAQAAEALGIDGVGALSEYKRFYPESNLAASVVGLAGMDGQGLSGLELGYDKIVRGEQVELSFNHDALGHPILDSPLALKAAAPGAKLELTIDASIQSLAENELVAEVAQSGAQRGSAIVLDPFSGEVIAMANVKTDAADIHDRLHNPAVQDAFEPGSTMKGILGSIALADNAITPQQKFFCENGRFYLDRHTIHDHSRHGLLDLGGIIQVSSNIGAAKVALTLGSQRFYDGLKAFGIGVKTGIDLPGEAGGLLSKPKGWRQIDLANHGFGQGVAVTPIQLAVGYAAIANGGNIVRPYLVKAAYDADGRPLVTHTPQVLRRAIAPEVAHQMNLMLRNVVMSDGGTGARARVDGFLVAGKTGTAQMVNPENGTYYQNRHVSSFVGFLPADDPRLLILVVLYDVGHEHFGGLIAAPVFSEIASGAIRDLNITAPNHAYDAASMMPFPHLDVNAAERRVAAASMGVDDYLPVLTGSKLARQTPNFSGLSLRRALELARRSRVNIDVHGGGYVIEQEPRAGTPLDHSTVVKLTLAAMVANSDVSGVMPASFLAGGKPPKRK; encoded by the coding sequence ATGAATACGTCGTTCAAGCAGCGCCGCGCACGGATCGGTGCGCTCACGATGGTGCTCGCCACGCTCTTCGCGTTCACGGTGCTGCGACTGATAATCCTGGTGGCATTCGATGGTGCGCGACTGAACTCGCTCGCGAAGAACGAGCATACCGGCGAGACGCAACGCGCGGCAGTGCGCGGACCGATCGTCGATCGCAACGGCGAGCCGCTCGCGCTCTCCGCGGAAACCCGCTCAGTTTACGCGCGGCCGAAGCGCGTGCTCGAATCGAGCACGCTCGCGGAGCGGCAGAAACTCGCGGCGATTCTCGGTATCGCGCCGCAGCACCTCGAAGCGAAACTGCACAAGCCGGCGCCGTTTGTCTGGGTGGCGCGGCGAATCCAGTCTGACAAGGCGCAAGCCGCCGAGGCGCTCGGCATCGACGGCGTCGGCGCGCTCAGCGAGTACAAGCGTTTTTACCCGGAGAGCAACCTGGCCGCGTCGGTGGTGGGGTTGGCTGGGATGGATGGCCAGGGGCTCTCCGGGTTGGAGTTGGGGTACGACAAAATCGTGCGCGGCGAGCAGGTTGAATTGAGTTTCAATCACGACGCGCTGGGGCATCCGATTCTCGACAGCCCGCTTGCACTGAAGGCGGCGGCGCCGGGGGCCAAGCTCGAACTCACGATCGATGCGTCGATTCAGTCGCTCGCCGAAAACGAGTTGGTGGCCGAGGTGGCGCAAAGCGGCGCTCAGCGCGGCAGCGCGATCGTGCTCGATCCGTTTAGCGGCGAAGTGATCGCGATGGCGAACGTGAAAACCGACGCCGCCGACATCCACGATCGATTGCACAATCCCGCGGTGCAGGACGCGTTCGAGCCCGGCTCGACGATGAAAGGAATTCTCGGCTCGATTGCGCTGGCCGACAACGCAATCACGCCGCAGCAAAAGTTTTTCTGCGAGAACGGACGCTTCTATCTCGACCGTCACACGATTCACGATCACAGCCGCCATGGACTCCTCGACCTCGGCGGAATCATCCAGGTGTCGTCGAATATCGGCGCCGCGAAGGTCGCGCTAACCCTTGGCTCGCAGCGATTTTACGACGGGTTGAAAGCGTTCGGAATCGGAGTCAAGACTGGAATCGATCTGCCGGGTGAAGCCGGCGGTCTGCTAAGCAAGCCGAAAGGCTGGCGTCAAATCGATCTCGCCAATCACGGGTTCGGGCAGGGCGTGGCGGTAACGCCGATTCAACTTGCAGTCGGATACGCGGCGATCGCGAATGGCGGCAATATCGTGCGTCCGTACCTGGTCAAGGCGGCCTACGACGCCGACGGCCGTCCGCTGGTGACGCACACGCCGCAGGTTTTGCGCCGCGCGATCGCCCCCGAAGTCGCGCATCAGATGAACCTGATGCTGCGCAACGTCGTGATGTCGGATGGAGGCACCGGCGCCAGGGCGCGCGTCGATGGCTTCCTCGTCGCGGGCAAGACCGGCACGGCGCAGATGGTGAATCCGGAAAACGGCACCTACTACCAGAATCGTCACGTATCGTCGTTCGTCGGATTTTTGCCGGCGGACGATCCGCGCCTGCTGATCCTCGTCGTGCTGTACGACGTCGGCCACGAGCATTTCGGCGGATTGATCGCGGCGCCGGTGTTCAGCGAAATCGCGTCGGGCGCGATCCGCGATTTGAATATCACGGCGCCAAATCACGCCTACGATGCGGCGAGCATGATGCCGTTTCCGCATCTCGATGTGAATGCCGCCGAACGGCGCGTCGCCGCGGCGTCGATGGGAGTCGATGATTATCTGCCGGTGCTGACCGGATCGAAGCTCGCGCGGCAGACGCCGAATTTCTCCGGCTTGAGTCTTCGCCGGGCGCTCGAACTTGCAAGGCGCAGCCGCGTCAATATCGACGTTCATGGCGGTGGCTACGTGATCGAGCAGGAGCCGCGGGCTGGCACGCCGCTCGATCATTCGACGGTCGTGAAGCTGACACTCGCCGCGATGGTCGCCAACTCAGATGTATCGGGCGTGATGCCGGCCTCGTTTCTTGCGGGCGGCAAACCGCCGAAGCGGAAGTGA
- a CDS encoding UDP-N-acetylmuramoyl-L-alanyl-D-glutamate--2,6-diaminopimelate ligase: MKLEALIGGLDVARIDGDAKVEITGISYDSRQTMPGHLFFSMARDAQRNRANINDALSRGARALVVRGWDGEMARPAVTIVESERPRLLMGGAAARFFNAPSERVDLIGITGTSGKTTTSYLLGAIFEAAGIPAGIIGTIGIFVAGKKIYSGLTTPESLDFESALARMEREGVTHAAAEISSIGIEEGRVDALNFRACMFTNLGRDHLDYHGTIENYFAAKLRLFTEILPRSRRAEPVAIVRGDDPFGRRVLDSIATRKVSFGFDRTLDVFPENFSADLSGIRATLSVLGKKIEIESPLVGEINLLNILGASALSVALGIETAAVADGVRRCPGAPGRLESVAVKPGVTVLVDYAHKPDALEAVLNAIRRLCTGRIICVFGCGGDRDRGKRPIMGEIAGRIADLPVLTSDNPRSEDPLAIIAEVEAGLIAAGLSRIDDRAAADASSRGYIVEPDRRRAIAAALRIAAPGDAVIVAGKGHEDYQLVGGRVLPFDDRAVVREIAAELDRGQS; this comes from the coding sequence GTGAAGCTCGAGGCGTTAATTGGCGGACTCGATGTGGCGCGAATCGACGGAGACGCGAAAGTGGAAATCACCGGCATCAGCTATGACTCGCGTCAGACGATGCCGGGGCATTTGTTTTTTTCGATGGCCCGCGACGCGCAGCGGAATCGGGCCAACATAAATGATGCATTGAGCCGTGGGGCGCGCGCGTTGGTGGTGCGGGGATGGGATGGTGAAATGGCGCGCCCCGCGGTGACTATCGTGGAGAGCGAGCGGCCGCGGCTGCTGATGGGCGGCGCGGCGGCTCGCTTCTTCAACGCGCCGAGCGAGCGCGTCGATCTGATCGGCATCACCGGCACCAGCGGCAAAACCACGACGTCGTATCTATTGGGCGCGATTTTCGAAGCGGCGGGAATTCCGGCCGGAATAATCGGCACGATCGGAATTTTCGTCGCGGGCAAAAAAATCTACAGCGGTTTGACGACGCCGGAGTCGCTCGACTTCGAATCGGCGCTCGCGCGCATGGAACGCGAAGGCGTGACGCATGCGGCGGCGGAAATCTCGTCGATCGGAATCGAGGAAGGGCGCGTCGACGCGCTCAACTTCCGCGCCTGCATGTTCACCAACCTCGGCCGCGATCACCTCGACTATCACGGCACGATCGAGAATTACTTCGCCGCCAAGCTGCGGCTGTTCACCGAGATACTACCGCGCAGCCGGCGCGCCGAGCCGGTCGCGATTGTGCGCGGCGACGATCCGTTTGGCCGGCGCGTGCTCGATTCGATCGCGACGCGCAAAGTCAGTTTCGGGTTCGATCGAACGCTCGACGTGTTTCCGGAAAACTTCAGCGCCGATCTGAGCGGCATCCGCGCGACGCTCTCGGTGCTCGGAAAAAAGATCGAAATTGAATCGCCGCTGGTCGGCGAAATCAACCTCTTGAACATTCTTGGCGCCTCGGCTCTGTCGGTGGCCTTGGGCATTGAAACTGCGGCGGTGGCGGACGGTGTGCGGCGATGCCCAGGGGCCCCCGGCAGACTCGAGTCGGTTGCGGTGAAACCCGGCGTGACGGTGCTGGTGGACTACGCGCATAAGCCCGACGCGCTCGAAGCGGTGCTGAATGCGATTCGGCGCTTGTGCACTGGCAGAATTATCTGCGTGTTCGGCTGCGGCGGCGATCGCGATCGCGGCAAGCGGCCGATCATGGGCGAGATTGCCGGGCGTATCGCGGACTTGCCGGTGCTCACCTCGGACAATCCACGCAGTGAGGATCCGCTCGCGATAATTGCCGAAGTCGAAGCAGGACTGATCGCTGCGGGACTTTCCCGAATCGACGATCGCGCCGCCGCGGATGCTTCTTCGCGCGGATACATCGTCGAGCCCGATCGACGCCGCGCGATCGCGGCTGCGCTCCGCATTGCGGCGCCTGGCGACGCGGTGATCGTCGCGGGCAAAGGCCACGAGGACTATCAGCTCGTGGGCGGGCGCGTGCTCCCGTTCGACGATCGCGCCGTGGTGCGCGAGATTGCAGCAGAACTCGACCGCGGGCAAAGTTGA
- the mraY gene encoding phospho-N-acetylmuramoyl-pentapeptide-transferase → MLYLLLYPLHKYYSAFNALRYETLRSVLAGLAAFALSLALGPVLIERFRAMHIGQTIREVVPQGHQKKAGTPTMGGLLILASMLSATLLLANILNPYIWIAIFVTVTFGAIGFSDDYFKLARGKGLGLSGPTKLILSFSCAFIASAFLFLYLGFDTHLTVPFLKNINPDLHWWFYIPFAMVVIVGCSHAVNLTDGLDGLAIGPVMTVAFCYWTFSYVAGNTKFSTYLQITHVPNVGEVAIFCASLIAASLGFLWYNAYPASMMMGDVGALALGGALGTVAVLAKQELVLVIAGGVFVVEASSTIIQRYYFKWTGGKRFFRMAPLHHHFELEGVPETVVVIRFWIASIVCALVALSTLKLR, encoded by the coding sequence ATGCTCTACCTGCTGCTCTATCCGCTTCACAAATATTATTCCGCGTTCAACGCGCTGCGTTACGAGACGTTGCGTTCGGTGCTCGCGGGACTCGCCGCGTTTGCGCTTTCGCTCGCGCTGGGACCGGTTTTGATCGAGCGCTTTCGCGCGATGCATATCGGCCAGACGATTCGGGAAGTAGTGCCGCAGGGGCATCAGAAGAAGGCCGGCACGCCGACGATGGGCGGATTGTTGATCCTCGCCTCGATGCTCTCCGCGACGCTGCTGCTCGCGAACATTCTGAATCCTTACATCTGGATCGCGATTTTCGTCACGGTCACGTTCGGCGCGATCGGTTTCAGTGACGATTACTTCAAGCTCGCGCGCGGCAAGGGCCTCGGGCTGAGCGGACCCACCAAACTGATACTGTCGTTTTCGTGCGCGTTCATCGCGTCGGCGTTTCTGTTTCTGTATCTCGGCTTCGACACGCATCTGACCGTGCCCTTTCTAAAAAATATCAATCCCGATCTTCATTGGTGGTTTTACATTCCGTTCGCGATGGTCGTGATCGTCGGATGCTCGCACGCGGTGAACCTGACTGACGGCCTCGACGGCCTTGCGATCGGCCCCGTGATGACGGTGGCATTCTGCTATTGGACTTTCAGCTACGTCGCGGGCAACACGAAATTTTCGACGTACCTGCAAATCACGCACGTGCCCAACGTCGGTGAGGTCGCGATCTTCTGCGCGTCGCTGATCGCCGCGTCGCTCGGATTTCTCTGGTACAACGCGTACCCGGCCTCGATGATGATGGGCGACGTCGGCGCGCTCGCGCTCGGCGGCGCGCTCGGCACCGTCGCGGTGCTCGCGAAGCAGGAATTGGTGCTGGTGATCGCGGGCGGCGTGTTTGTCGTCGAGGCCAGCTCGACGATCATCCAGCGCTACTATTTCAAATGGACCGGCGGCAAACGTTTTTTTCGGATGGCGCCGCTGCATCATCATTTTGAACTCGAAGGCGTGCCCGAAACCGTGGTGGTAATCAGGTTCTGGATCGCGTCGATCGTGTGCGCGCTGGTCGCGCTCAGCACCTTGAAGTTGCGCTGA
- the murD gene encoding UDP-N-acetylmuramoyl-L-alanine--D-glutamate ligase, with protein sequence MELRGKRVMVVGLGVSGLAAARFLASRGAHLTMTDRRVDLDRSKLPAGDVKLGAEDAAWMKNTELVVTSPGVPRDSKLLRAAVEQGIPVIGELELASRYVEAPIAAVTGTNGKSTVVVLLGEIFKAAGLSTFVGGNLGTPLIDAVGARYDVVVAEVSSFQLEWIEQFSPKIAVHLNLTDDHFDRYRDLDDYGAAKARIFENQNADAWAILNRDDPNVWKLASKIRSRVIGFGYAPQNTAPSLWIEGDEICFDLGDRRGRISVEKFHLRGRHNLSNAMAASAAALAMGIDASTIERALEEFAGLPHRIEFVRETGGVKYIDDSKGTNVGAAVEAIDAIPAPIILIAGGLDKGGDYAPLRKPLKEKVRLAILNGAARDTMRDALDGATTIAVVATLRDAVEHAAREAKPGDTVLMSPACSSFDQFKDYAERGNIFKELVRAL encoded by the coding sequence ATGGAGTTGCGGGGAAAACGCGTGATGGTGGTCGGCCTCGGGGTCAGCGGACTCGCGGCGGCGCGCTTTCTCGCATCGCGCGGCGCGCATCTCACGATGACCGACAGGCGCGTCGATCTGGACCGCAGCAAACTTCCCGCCGGCGATGTGAAGCTCGGCGCGGAAGACGCGGCGTGGATGAAAAACACCGAGCTCGTCGTCACCAGTCCGGGCGTTCCGCGCGATTCCAAATTGCTGCGCGCTGCGGTCGAGCAAGGCATTCCAGTAATAGGAGAGCTCGAACTGGCCAGCCGCTACGTCGAGGCGCCGATCGCCGCGGTGACAGGCACCAACGGCAAGAGCACAGTCGTGGTGCTGCTCGGCGAGATCTTCAAGGCGGCCGGACTCAGCACCTTCGTCGGCGGCAACCTGGGTACGCCGCTGATCGACGCGGTCGGCGCGCGTTACGACGTCGTGGTGGCCGAGGTCTCGAGCTTTCAGCTCGAATGGATCGAGCAGTTCAGCCCGAAGATCGCGGTGCATCTGAATCTCACTGACGATCATTTCGATCGCTACCGCGACCTCGACGACTACGGCGCCGCGAAGGCGCGCATCTTCGAAAATCAAAACGCCGACGCTTGGGCGATCCTGAATCGCGACGATCCAAATGTGTGGAAGCTCGCGAGCAAAATCCGCTCGCGCGTGATCGGATTCGGATACGCGCCGCAAAACACCGCGCCGTCATTGTGGATTGAAGGCGATGAGATTTGTTTTGACCTCGGTGACCGGCGCGGACGGATCAGCGTCGAGAAGTTTCATCTGCGCGGAAGGCACAACCTGTCCAATGCGATGGCGGCATCCGCCGCGGCGCTCGCGATGGGCATCGACGCATCGACGATCGAACGCGCGCTCGAAGAGTTTGCCGGATTGCCGCATCGAATCGAGTTCGTGCGCGAAACTGGCGGCGTAAAATATATCGACGATTCCAAGGGCACCAACGTCGGCGCGGCCGTGGAAGCAATCGACGCGATTCCAGCGCCGATAATTTTGATCGCTGGCGGACTCGACAAAGGCGGCGACTACGCGCCACTCCGAAAACCACTCAAAGAAAAAGTGCGGCTCGCGATTCTGAACGGCGCCGCGCGCGACACGATGCGCGATGCGCTCGACGGCGCGACCACGATTGCGGTCGTCGCTACTTTGCGCGACGCGGTCGAACACGCTGCGCGCGAAGCAAAACCCGGCGATACGGTGCTGATGTCGCCAGCGTGCTCGAGTTTCGATCAGTTCAAGGACTATGCGGAACGCGGCAACATATTTAAAGAGCTGGTTCGGGCGCTTTGA
- the ftsW gene encoding putative lipid II flippase FtsW — translation MRNAATYLKSWFGRFESVNYRRPDPWLWLPAAVLLLLGLLMVLNTTYFLGIERKGDAFHFFKLHLAHIALGLIVLAVLSQFSLAGLKRIAMPLFIASAVLLLLLYVPGLGLMKGGARRWLRLGPAVVEPSELVKFALVFFLAKFLSKRQEHLRSLLNGLVPVFVVVGPIALIILKQPDFGSTVMIALILFAMLYAAGARASHLAIAGSGALAVLIFQAAAKSYRMKRLTTFLDPWSVARGAGFQLVQSFIALGEGGKWGVGLGAGRQKMFYLPEAHTDFVFAVVGEEFGILGACIVIGLFLLILFRGMRIAHDEPDPFASLLAVGLTSLISIQALINMAVVIGMIPTKGLPLPFLSYGGTSIIIAMAALGALLALGRRPAVR, via the coding sequence ATGCGGAACGCGGCAACATATTTAAAGAGCTGGTTCGGGCGCTTTGAGAGCGTAAATTACCGGCGTCCCGACCCGTGGCTGTGGCTGCCGGCGGCGGTGCTGCTGTTGCTCGGCCTGCTGATGGTGCTGAACACGACGTATTTTCTCGGGATCGAACGAAAAGGCGACGCGTTCCATTTTTTCAAACTGCATCTCGCGCATATCGCGCTCGGCCTGATCGTGCTCGCGGTGCTGTCGCAATTTTCGCTGGCCGGATTGAAGCGCATCGCGATGCCGCTGTTCATCGCTTCGGCTGTGCTGCTGCTGCTGCTCTACGTGCCGGGTCTTGGCCTGATGAAAGGCGGTGCGCGGCGATGGCTCCGGCTTGGTCCCGCCGTCGTCGAACCGTCTGAGCTGGTGAAATTTGCACTGGTATTTTTTCTCGCGAAGTTTCTGAGCAAACGACAGGAGCATTTGCGTTCGCTCCTCAACGGACTGGTGCCGGTTTTCGTAGTCGTCGGGCCGATCGCGCTGATTATCCTGAAGCAGCCTGACTTCGGCAGCACCGTCATGATCGCGCTGATTCTATTCGCGATGCTGTACGCGGCGGGCGCGCGCGCATCTCACCTCGCGATCGCTGGCAGCGGCGCGCTGGCCGTTTTGATTTTCCAGGCCGCCGCGAAATCATATCGCATGAAGCGCCTGACGACGTTTCTCGATCCATGGTCGGTCGCGCGCGGCGCCGGTTTTCAACTGGTGCAATCGTTCATCGCACTCGGCGAGGGCGGCAAGTGGGGCGTTGGGCTCGGCGCGGGCCGCCAGAAGATGTTTTACCTGCCCGAGGCCCACACCGATTTCGTGTTCGCAGTGGTGGGCGAGGAGTTTGGAATTCTCGGCGCGTGCATCGTGATCGGACTTTTTCTGTTGATCCTGTTTCGCGGCATGAGGATCGCGCACGACGAACCCGATCCATTCGCGAGTCTGCTCGCGGTCGGACTGACGTCGCTGATTTCGATCCAGGCGTTGATCAACATGGCCGTCGTGATCGGAATGATCCCGACCAAAGGATTGCCACTGCCGTTTCTCAGCTACGGCGGTACGTCGATCATAATTGCGATGGCGGCGTTGGGTGCGTTGCTGGCGCTCGGTCGCCGGCCAGCAGTCAGATGA
- the murG gene encoding undecaprenyldiphospho-muramoylpentapeptide beta-N-acetylglucosaminyltransferase — protein sequence MKVIIAGGGTGGHLFPAVALGEELKRTRKGIDVLFVGTSAGLEAKWLPKSGHDYELFEMHGIRGHSMIERARASIEFVRAIAMAISLTRRFRPDLIVSAGGYASASMGVAAILTRTPLVLMEQNTRPGLVNRMLSRFAKKICVGFGDSASHFGNSAKVEVTGNPVRFEYRPDRSRNEGVPLQILVLGGSSGAHRLNIGVLDAFSIWGKSVIKLNVIHQTGEADEGLVREAYRAMPFESEVVAFIDDIPAALHRADLVIARAGAMTVTDIMLAARAAIFVPYPFHKDEQQVHNARVLESIGGAIIVRDDENLATNLARELGVFASDPARLAEMGDRAHRLAHPDAARRVAQICFEVAGSMSDAA from the coding sequence ATGAAAGTGATCATCGCGGGCGGCGGCACCGGTGGTCATCTGTTCCCGGCCGTCGCGCTCGGTGAAGAGTTGAAGCGAACGCGCAAGGGAATCGACGTGTTGTTTGTCGGAACCAGCGCGGGCCTCGAGGCGAAGTGGTTGCCAAAGAGCGGACATGACTACGAGTTGTTCGAGATGCACGGCATCCGCGGTCACAGCATGATCGAGCGTGCGCGCGCGTCGATCGAATTTGTGCGCGCGATCGCGATGGCGATTTCGCTGACGCGGCGGTTTCGTCCCGACCTGATCGTCAGCGCGGGCGGATACGCGTCGGCGTCGATGGGCGTTGCGGCGATTCTTACTCGCACGCCGCTGGTGCTGATGGAGCAGAACACGCGTCCGGGGTTGGTCAATCGGATGCTGTCGCGGTTCGCGAAGAAGATTTGCGTCGGCTTCGGTGACAGCGCCAGTCACTTCGGGAACAGCGCCAAAGTCGAGGTGACGGGTAATCCGGTGCGCTTCGAGTATCGGCCTGACCGATCGCGGAACGAGGGCGTGCCGTTGCAAATCCTTGTTTTAGGCGGGTCATCGGGGGCCCATCGTTTGAATATTGGTGTCCTAGATGCTTTCAGTATCTGGGGAAAAAGTGTTATAAAGCTGAACGTCATTCATCAGACTGGGGAGGCGGATGAGGGGCTGGTGAGGGAGGCTTATCGTGCAATGCCGTTCGAGTCGGAGGTCGTCGCCTTTATCGACGATATCCCGGCGGCGTTGCATCGCGCGGACTTGGTGATCGCGCGGGCCGGCGCCATGACCGTGACCGACATCATGCTCGCTGCGCGCGCCGCGATTTTCGTCCCCTATCCGTTTCACAAGGACGAGCAGCAGGTGCATAACGCACGCGTGCTTGAAAGCATCGGCGGAGCGATAATTGTTCGTGATGACGAAAACCTCGCGACGAACCTTGCGCGCGAGCTCGGCGTGTTCGCGAGCGATCCCGCGCGACTTGCCGAGATGGGCGACCGGGCGCATCGATTGGCGCATCCCGATGCGGCGCGTCGCGTCGCGCAAATTTGTTTCGAAGTCGCAGGTTCGATGAGTGACGCCGCGTGA